One genomic window of Eggerthella timonensis includes the following:
- the ndk gene encoding nucleoside-diphosphate kinase — protein MAQQKTYTMIKPDGVRNGHVGEIVNRFERAGLKIERMELGMVTDEQAKANYAEHEGKPFYDGLISYITSGPVVKMVVSGDGAVAKCRSLMGATNPAEAAPGTIRGDFGLIMDENVIHGSDSPESAEREIGIFFA, from the coding sequence ATGGCACAGCAGAAGACTTACACGATGATCAAGCCCGACGGCGTGCGTAACGGCCACGTCGGCGAGATCGTCAACCGCTTCGAGCGCGCGGGCCTCAAGATCGAGCGCATGGAGCTGGGCATGGTGACCGACGAGCAGGCGAAGGCCAACTACGCCGAGCACGAGGGCAAGCCGTTCTACGACGGCCTCATCTCCTACATCACGAGCGGCCCGGTCGTGAAGATGGTCGTGTCCGGCGACGGCGCGGTGGCGAAGTGCCGCTCGCTCATGGGCGCCACTAATCCGGCGGAAGCTGCCCCCGGCACGATTCGCGGCGATTTCGGCCTCATCATGGACGAGAATGTCATCCATGGGTCGGATTCCCCCGAGTCCGCCGAGCGCGAGATCGGCATCTTCTTCGCGTAA
- a CDS encoding 4Fe-4S dicluster domain-containing protein gives MLYRVIDASELPALVSAFMETYEVVAPVKRDQGYAFEAVQSPDDIELGYPTTMASPKKYFLPPEETLMSFDARTNSVTDFASEITPRVIFGAHACDINAVNRLDLVFKDGRYPDPYYVARRNATLIVGLSCTPTETCFCHLWGADEARFGYDLFLQDIGDKYLVSISSVEAANILEAACNPRVATDEDRIEFRHATRRRQEAFNGDIPDIQDVAMLMDAFHKDPFWEELGGRCLSCTACSAVCPTCFCFDIQDSLDPSGRTGRRERVWDACTAPQFAEVAGGHNFRGDGRNRVRHRMYHKLNGFLANHDRMLCVGCGRCVKACKANINPIEVLEFFERKGADDAQ, from the coding sequence ATGCTCTATCGTGTCATCGATGCATCCGAGTTGCCAGCGCTCGTTTCGGCGTTCATGGAAACCTACGAGGTGGTGGCTCCGGTCAAACGCGACCAGGGCTACGCCTTCGAGGCCGTCCAGTCGCCGGACGACATCGAGCTCGGCTATCCCACCACCATGGCATCGCCCAAGAAGTACTTCCTGCCGCCCGAGGAGACGCTCATGTCCTTCGACGCGCGCACGAACAGCGTGACGGACTTCGCCTCCGAGATCACGCCGCGCGTCATCTTCGGCGCGCACGCCTGCGACATCAACGCGGTGAACCGCCTCGACCTCGTGTTCAAGGACGGGCGCTATCCCGACCCGTACTACGTCGCCCGGCGCAACGCCACGCTCATCGTGGGCCTCAGCTGCACGCCGACCGAGACGTGCTTCTGCCATCTGTGGGGCGCCGACGAGGCGCGCTTCGGCTACGATTTGTTCCTGCAGGACATCGGCGACAAGTACCTGGTCAGCATTTCGAGCGTCGAGGCGGCGAACATCCTCGAGGCCGCGTGCAACCCGCGCGTGGCAACCGACGAGGACCGCATCGAGTTCCGCCACGCCACGCGTCGTCGCCAGGAGGCGTTCAACGGCGACATCCCCGACATCCAGGACGTGGCCATGCTCATGGATGCGTTCCACAAGGATCCGTTCTGGGAGGAGCTGGGCGGCCGCTGCCTGTCGTGCACGGCATGCTCGGCCGTGTGCCCCACGTGCTTCTGCTTCGACATCCAGGACTCGCTCGACCCTTCCGGCCGCACCGGACGGCGCGAGCGCGTGTGGGACGCGTGCACCGCGCCGCAGTTCGCGGAGGTGGCCGGCGGCCACAACTTCCGCGGCGACGGCCGCAACCGCGTGCGGCACCGCATGTACCACAAGCTCAACGGCTTCCTCGCGAACCACGACCGCATGCTGTGCGTGGGATGCGGGCGCTGCGTGAAGGCCTGCAAGGCGAACATCAACCCCATCGAGGTGCTCGAGTTCTTCGAGAGGAAGGGGGCCGACGATGCCCAGTAG
- a CDS encoding FAD/NAD(P)-binding protein: MPSSCAVSTVQVKPFFDEAAPLTGAQMMAANPYRPWPARITSIIDLTETEKLFEFRLIDERIRDAFSHEPGQFVEVSIFGVGEAPISISSSPSKRGFIELCVRRTGRFTEVLHKMQCGDIVGLRGPFGRGFPFEDMKGHDILLVAGGLGIAPLRSLINNIHDERSEFGKVTIIYGSKNPSEVMFRDQFEMWRHRKDFDLYLTVDRPDDSWDGEVGLVTKPFEHLEIDASNTFGALCGPPVMYRFAIDEMRKKGISYDHIYVSFERHMKCGMGKCGHCQIGHQYVCIDGPVFNYWEAKNIQGSM; this comes from the coding sequence ATGCCCAGTAGCTGCGCGGTGTCCACCGTCCAGGTCAAGCCGTTCTTCGACGAGGCGGCGCCCCTCACGGGCGCGCAGATGATGGCGGCGAACCCGTACCGGCCCTGGCCGGCGCGCATCACGTCCATCATCGACCTCACCGAGACGGAGAAGCTGTTCGAGTTCCGCCTCATCGACGAGCGCATCCGCGACGCGTTCTCGCACGAGCCGGGCCAGTTCGTCGAGGTGTCCATCTTCGGCGTGGGCGAGGCCCCCATCTCCATATCCAGCTCGCCGTCCAAGCGCGGCTTCATCGAGCTGTGCGTGCGCCGCACCGGGCGCTTCACCGAGGTGCTGCACAAGATGCAGTGCGGCGACATCGTGGGGCTGCGCGGCCCCTTCGGCCGCGGCTTCCCGTTCGAGGACATGAAGGGGCACGACATCCTGCTCGTGGCCGGCGGCCTCGGCATCGCGCCGCTGCGCTCGCTCATCAACAACATCCACGACGAGCGCTCCGAATTCGGCAAGGTCACCATCATCTACGGGTCGAAGAACCCCTCCGAGGTGATGTTCCGCGACCAGTTCGAGATGTGGCGCCACCGCAAGGACTTCGACCTGTACCTGACGGTCGACCGGCCCGACGACTCGTGGGACGGGGAAGTGGGCCTGGTCACGAAGCCGTTCGAGCATCTGGAGATCGACGCGTCCAACACGTTCGGCGCGCTGTGCGGGCCTCCGGTGATGTACCGGTTCGCCATCGACGAGATGCGCAAGAAGGGCATCAGCTACGATCATATCTACGTGAGCTTCGAGCGTCACATGAAATGCGGCATGGGCAAGTGCGGCCACTGCCAGATCGGGCACCAGTACGTGTGCATCGACGGGCCCGTGTTCAACTATTGGGAAGCCAAGAACATCCAGGGGTCGATGTAG
- a CDS encoding NADH:ubiquinone oxidoreductase has translation MSGNCIACQDKPSAPRVVVVGLASCFGCQLQVTNAEAHLLDVLGQIDLRYWQLASSDPMPEDFDVAVIEGAVTTEEAEGLVRSLREKAGAVIAVGACATTAGIPGMAADGFLERPGQVYERVPSACGDMVAPRAVGAVIDVDYEVRACPIDSYDFIDVLQRALYGSNKAYPSRTMCGDCKRNETSCFFGKGQLCLGLVTRAGCGAKCVNLGRPCNGCRGLSPDANLESARDAVARYGVSVADFDQALEMFNQTNPALAGSE, from the coding sequence ATGAGCGGAAACTGCATAGCATGCCAGGACAAGCCGTCCGCGCCGCGCGTGGTGGTCGTGGGCCTGGCCAGCTGCTTCGGCTGCCAGCTGCAGGTCACGAACGCCGAGGCGCACCTGCTGGACGTGCTCGGTCAGATCGACCTGCGCTACTGGCAGCTGGCCTCGAGCGATCCCATGCCCGAGGACTTCGACGTGGCCGTCATAGAGGGCGCCGTCACCACCGAGGAGGCCGAAGGCCTCGTGCGCAGCCTGCGCGAGAAGGCCGGAGCCGTCATCGCCGTGGGCGCGTGCGCCACGACGGCGGGCATCCCGGGCATGGCCGCCGACGGGTTCCTCGAGCGACCGGGCCAGGTGTACGAGCGGGTGCCGTCGGCCTGCGGCGACATGGTGGCCCCGCGCGCGGTGGGAGCCGTCATCGACGTGGACTACGAGGTGCGTGCATGCCCCATCGACTCGTACGACTTCATCGACGTGCTGCAGCGCGCGCTGTACGGCTCGAACAAAGCCTACCCCTCGCGCACGATGTGCGGCGACTGCAAGCGCAACGAGACGAGCTGCTTCTTCGGCAAAGGCCAGCTGTGCCTGGGCCTCGTGACCAGGGCCGGCTGCGGCGCGAAGTGCGTGAACCTGGGACGGCCATGCAACGGCTGCCGAGGGCTGTCGCCCGACGCGAACCTCGAATCGGCCCGCGACGCGGTGGCGCGCTACGGCGTGTCGGTCGCCGACTTCGATCAGGCGCTCGAGATGTTCAACCAGACGAATCCCGCCCTTGCGGGCAGCGAGTGA
- a CDS encoding Ni/Fe hydrogenase subunit alpha, whose amino-acid sequence MTKTAIHVDHIARVEGHGNVHVVIEDGAVKTVEMNVVEPARLFESMVRGRRFEEVPYIASRICGICSSSHVVTDLKAIERVFGVEVTDRTRALRELLVYGSYLQNHASHLFVFAAPDFLGMPSVFPLAQTDPELFEQALGLKALGNELCTRVGGRSIHPITAVVGGFTHEIEPSEYLELAAKMDAAMDFALEAVDLFRGFKVPAIATAGDMLAMVEDDYYPVECSDNAFFLNAGIVFDANEVQERIEEYGVPHSAALLARVRETGSPYFTGALARINASWQNLGQNAKVAAAKAGLRPPEANPFMNNVAQAVEIVDALDRCANLCRMLAEPGAIASSSEPVPFEVKAGRAVGFTEAPRGALFHDLTLDGEGRVTHASILTPTAQNVANLEADMRLLAETLVADGAAEDVVRLEIEKLVRAYDPCLSCSVH is encoded by the coding sequence ATGACGAAAACCGCAATTCACGTCGACCACATCGCCCGCGTCGAAGGCCATGGCAACGTGCACGTGGTCATCGAGGACGGGGCGGTGAAGACGGTCGAGATGAACGTCGTCGAGCCCGCCCGCCTGTTCGAGAGCATGGTGCGCGGCCGCCGCTTCGAGGAGGTGCCCTACATCGCCTCGCGCATCTGCGGCATCTGCTCGTCGAGCCACGTGGTGACCGACCTCAAGGCCATCGAGCGCGTCTTCGGCGTGGAGGTGACCGACCGCACGCGCGCCCTGCGCGAGCTTTTGGTGTACGGCTCCTACTTGCAGAACCACGCGTCTCACCTGTTCGTGTTCGCCGCTCCCGACTTCCTCGGCATGCCGAGCGTGTTCCCGCTGGCCCAGACCGACCCCGAGCTGTTCGAGCAGGCACTCGGCCTCAAGGCGCTCGGCAACGAGCTGTGCACGCGGGTGGGCGGCCGCAGCATCCATCCCATCACCGCCGTGGTGGGCGGCTTCACGCACGAGATCGAGCCGTCGGAGTACCTCGAGCTGGCCGCCAAGATGGACGCCGCGATGGACTTCGCCCTGGAGGCGGTCGACCTGTTCCGCGGCTTCAAGGTGCCCGCCATCGCCACGGCGGGCGACATGCTGGCCATGGTGGAGGACGACTACTACCCGGTGGAGTGCTCCGACAACGCGTTCTTCCTGAACGCCGGCATCGTGTTCGATGCGAACGAGGTGCAGGAGCGCATCGAGGAGTACGGCGTGCCGCACTCGGCCGCGCTGCTGGCCCGCGTGCGCGAGACCGGGTCGCCGTACTTCACGGGCGCGCTCGCCCGCATCAACGCCTCGTGGCAGAACCTCGGCCAGAACGCCAAGGTGGCCGCGGCGAAGGCGGGTCTGCGCCCGCCCGAGGCCAACCCGTTCATGAACAACGTGGCCCAGGCCGTGGAGATCGTGGACGCGCTCGACCGCTGCGCCAACCTCTGCCGCATGCTGGCCGAGCCCGGCGCCATCGCCAGCTCGAGCGAGCCCGTGCCCTTCGAGGTGAAGGCCGGCCGCGCCGTGGGCTTCACCGAGGCGCCGCGCGGCGCGCTGTTCCACGACCTCACGCTGGACGGCGAGGGCCGCGTGACGCACGCGTCCATCCTCACGCCCACGGCCCAGAACGTGGCGAACCTCGAGGCCGACATGCGCCTTCTGGCCGAGACGCTCGTCGCCGACGGGGCGGCGGAGGACGTCGTCCGCCTCGAGATCGAGAAGCTCGTCCGCGCCTACGACCCCTGCCTCAGCTGCAGCGTGCACTGA
- a CDS encoding type II toxin-antitoxin system Phd/YefM family antitoxin, with protein sequence MPIVKPLSDFNRNQSSIIDELEQTQRPIYLTRNGTASIVVMDAGAFDRAMSFRASAYANEMRVYDSLMKGYDDVRQGRVVDADRAEEEIRRAKGWS encoded by the coding sequence ATGCCTATCGTCAAACCGCTTTCGGATTTCAACCGCAACCAGTCGTCGATCATCGACGAGCTCGAACAGACGCAACGGCCCATATACCTCACGCGCAATGGGACCGCGTCGATCGTGGTCATGGACGCTGGGGCGTTCGATCGGGCCATGTCGTTTCGCGCGAGCGCCTACGCGAACGAGATGCGCGTGTACGACAGCCTGATGAAGGGGTACGACGACGTCCGGCAGGGACGCGTGGTCGATGCCGATCGGGCGGAAGAGGAGATCAGGCGCGCGAAGGGCTGGTCGTAG
- a CDS encoding rod shape-determining protein produces the protein MSFLDMFSGLTGQMSTDMAIDLGTANTLVAIPGEGIVVNEPSVVAIEKATHRVLAVGHEAKNMINHTPEAFSAEHPLHDGVVADYDVTEAMISAFIGKAAPRKYPWQAKPRIVICIPCGATSVEKRAVFEAAVQAGARQAYLIEEPMAAAMGADLPVTEPTGSMVVDIGGGTTEVAVISLGGIVTSSSLRLAGNRMDEAIAMHLRDLLGIKIGERTAEIIKIKIGSILPFEDGRERDMIISGQDVITEQPKEVTIQSEDVRAALQAPCEEMVVHIKETFKKTNPDLASDIIQNGILLTGGGGLLSGLDRYLTDKLEIPVWTSETALTNVVMGCLKVLETPTALKQTLMRSK, from the coding sequence ATGTCCTTCTTAGATATGTTTTCGGGTTTGACCGGCCAGATGTCCACGGACATGGCCATCGACCTCGGAACTGCTAATACATTGGTCGCCATCCCTGGCGAGGGTATCGTTGTGAACGAGCCCTCGGTCGTCGCCATCGAGAAGGCCACCCATCGCGTGCTCGCGGTGGGCCATGAAGCCAAGAACATGATCAACCACACGCCCGAGGCGTTCTCCGCCGAGCACCCGCTGCACGACGGCGTGGTCGCCGACTACGACGTGACGGAGGCCATGATCTCGGCGTTCATCGGCAAGGCGGCGCCGCGCAAGTACCCCTGGCAGGCCAAGCCCCGCATCGTCATCTGCATCCCGTGCGGCGCCACCTCGGTGGAGAAGCGCGCGGTGTTCGAGGCCGCCGTCCAGGCCGGCGCGCGCCAGGCCTACCTCATCGAGGAGCCGATGGCCGCGGCCATGGGCGCCGACCTGCCCGTCACCGAGCCCACGGGTTCCATGGTGGTGGACATCGGCGGCGGCACCACGGAAGTGGCCGTCATCTCGCTCGGCGGCATCGTCACCTCGTCGTCGCTGCGCCTGGCCGGCAACCGCATGGACGAGGCCATCGCCATGCACCTGCGCGACCTTCTGGGCATCAAGATCGGCGAGCGCACGGCCGAGATCATCAAGATCAAGATCGGCTCCATCCTGCCGTTCGAGGACGGCCGCGAGCGCGACATGATCATCTCCGGCCAGGACGTGATCACCGAGCAGCCGAAGGAAGTGACCATCCAGTCCGAGGACGTGCGCGCCGCCTTGCAGGCCCCCTGCGAGGAAATGGTCGTGCACATCAAGGAGACGTTCAAGAAGACGAACCCCGATCTCGCCTCCGACATCATCCAGAACGGCATCCTGCTGACGGGCGGCGGCGGCCTTTTGTCCGGCCTCGACCGCTACCTCACCGACAAGCTGGAGATCCCCGTGTGGACGAGCGAGACGGCGCTCACGAACGTGGTCATGGGCTGCCTCAAGGTGCTCGAGACGCCGACGGCGCTCAAGCAGACGCTCATGCGCTCGAAATAA
- the mreC gene encoding rod shape-determining protein MreC: MALNFQQRSSVFLRRVLLVAFLVISLALVTLYSREGQDGPLHAIQSGVSGAVAPLKFVGAVANSGVNSAGESFGNLTADESTLSGLRESNAELRELLSQADEYKQEAQRLQQLLDLKDLYEIDGVGARVVGNPDEAWSQTVTIDKGTADGVETGLTVMGTSGVVGQVYSAAEHTAKVRLLTDPDSGAAARVESSRAEGVVRGSLEGLLYLENLDADAVVNPGDVVVTSGLGGSYAPGLIIGTVVKVDTRQGESTRRVVVSPNDTTGALEEVLVVFGVGAGDDTDENDGNEGGDAS; this comes from the coding sequence ATGGCGCTTAATTTCCAACAGAGAAGCTCGGTGTTCCTGCGCCGAGTTCTGCTCGTCGCATTCCTCGTCATATCGCTTGCGCTCGTGACGCTGTACTCGCGCGAGGGCCAGGACGGCCCGCTGCACGCGATCCAGAGCGGCGTGTCGGGAGCCGTCGCGCCCCTGAAGTTCGTCGGCGCGGTCGCGAACTCGGGCGTGAACAGCGCCGGCGAGAGCTTCGGCAACCTCACGGCCGACGAGAGCACGCTGTCGGGCCTGCGCGAGAGCAACGCCGAGCTGCGCGAGCTGCTGAGCCAGGCCGACGAGTACAAGCAGGAGGCCCAGCGCCTCCAGCAGCTGCTCGACCTCAAGGACCTGTACGAGATCGACGGCGTGGGCGCGCGCGTGGTTGGCAACCCCGACGAGGCGTGGAGCCAGACCGTCACCATCGACAAGGGCACCGCCGACGGGGTGGAGACCGGCTTGACGGTGATGGGCACCTCCGGCGTCGTCGGCCAGGTGTACAGCGCTGCCGAGCACACCGCCAAGGTGCGCCTGCTCACCGATCCCGATTCCGGCGCCGCGGCGCGCGTGGAGTCGAGCCGCGCCGAAGGCGTGGTGCGCGGATCGCTCGAGGGGCTGCTGTACCTCGAGAACCTCGACGCCGATGCCGTGGTCAACCCCGGCGACGTGGTGGTCACGTCCGGATTGGGCGGCAGCTACGCGCCCGGCCTCATCATCGGCACCGTGGTGAAGGTCGACACCCGCCAAGGCGAGTCCACGCGCCGCGTGGTCGTGTCGCCGAACGACACGACGGGAGCCCTCGAAGAGGTGCTCGTCGTGTTCGGCGTGGGCGCCGGAGACGACACCGACGAAAACGACGGCAACGAAGGAGGCGATGCGTCGTGA
- the mreD gene encoding rod shape-determining protein MreD yields the protein MNLTRESIVIAVGAVVALLLQIVVAPNIALFSAQPNILLAYVLVVAIVRPLDAGPVLPFALGLVCDLLGSGPVGGYAFLFVIVSFVASRAFSVLDNDTLFMPLTIFVIATFAVEMLYGALLIGLGLSVSPVDAFLYRALPCTLYDCAIGLVLYPIIARLLADGAQDRGPRTPRLR from the coding sequence GTGAACCTGACACGCGAGAGCATCGTCATCGCCGTCGGCGCGGTGGTCGCCCTGCTGCTGCAGATCGTGGTGGCTCCCAACATCGCGCTGTTCTCGGCGCAGCCGAACATCCTGCTGGCGTACGTGCTCGTAGTGGCCATCGTGCGTCCGCTCGATGCCGGCCCCGTGCTGCCTTTCGCATTGGGACTCGTCTGCGACCTGTTGGGCTCGGGCCCTGTCGGCGGCTACGCGTTCTTGTTCGTCATCGTGTCGTTCGTCGCGTCGCGCGCGTTCTCGGTGCTCGACAACGATACGCTGTTCATGCCCCTGACCATCTTCGTCATCGCGACGTTCGCCGTGGAGATGCTGTACGGCGCGCTGCTCATCGGGCTGGGCCTGTCGGTGAGCCCCGTGGACGCGTTTCTGTACCGCGCCCTGCCGTGCACGCTGTACGACTGCGCCATCGGCCTCGTGCTGTATCCGATCATCGCGCGCCTGCTTGCCGACGGCGCGCAGGACCGCGGACCGCGCACGCCTCGGCTGCGGTAG
- the mrdA gene encoding penicillin-binding protein 2, producing the protein MIAAIAAAIVTLVVAIIVVSVVFVVRNNTKSSNVSVKKDVRSISSVGVKSSLGNAGGHVNGSMQARPGSAQRPASNPADNLKSRFVAMGVLAAGIFGTLTAKLWTMQVLSSDAYRSKADDNQYATVSTPAPRGYICDANGLPLVKNRVSLTVLADAEVANDRDVVQRLSAVLGIPYNVVRQRIQDATGGAQSQRVVASDVRLRDVAFITEHSDAFPGIKTEERYVRDYPYGALAAHVVGYTGSVTEDGLKTVGEGRDVELGDDMGTSGIELQYDRLLAGEHGKRKVVANADGEVVRVVSETQPTKGSDVYLALKGPVQYVADRELAALIAPENGTIGTGSGVAGSVVVMDLRDGGIVAMANYPTFSPDEFTGGVSEDVYAVYNSVEAQKPLLNRAIAGTYPAASTYKTFTGLAALANGFADMKRTWTCGGSWDGWGTGQEQMCWNHSGHGTLDLRGGIVQSCDVVFYQIAHDFFEASSLSNNPSPTASNTALQDYLAKFHFDQYTGIDLGGESVGVIPTPEWKAEHFRNTPEEAVWKGGDMTNMIIGQGYVLVTPLQVAVAYGAVATGKLLKPHLLKEVRNASGDVAATRKVETAGELDVPEENLAFMRDALNGVATDNADVSKLLGEQGIDPATVACKTGTAEYTDMADTAWFACYAPVDDPRYVVTCVVEHGGGGSAVAAPLGAKVLAAALASDAAAEEDPGAGMGVVAGSTGKSLEGAGAATSGGRTD; encoded by the coding sequence GTGATCGCCGCCATCGCCGCCGCCATCGTCACGCTCGTCGTGGCAATCATCGTCGTTTCCGTCGTGTTCGTCGTGCGCAACAACACGAAGTCGTCGAACGTGAGCGTGAAGAAGGACGTCCGCTCCATCAGCTCGGTGGGGGTGAAGTCGAGCCTTGGGAACGCGGGCGGCCACGTCAACGGCTCGATGCAGGCGCGCCCCGGCTCCGCGCAGCGCCCGGCATCCAACCCGGCCGACAACCTCAAATCGCGGTTCGTGGCCATGGGCGTGCTGGCCGCCGGCATCTTCGGAACGTTGACGGCGAAGCTGTGGACCATGCAGGTGCTGTCGTCGGACGCGTATCGCAGCAAGGCCGACGACAACCAATACGCCACCGTGTCCACGCCCGCGCCGCGCGGCTACATCTGCGATGCCAACGGGCTGCCGCTCGTGAAGAACCGCGTGTCGCTCACCGTGCTGGCCGACGCGGAAGTGGCCAACGACCGCGACGTCGTGCAACGCCTGTCCGCAGTGCTCGGCATCCCGTACAACGTGGTGCGCCAGCGCATCCAGGATGCGACGGGCGGCGCCCAGAGCCAGCGCGTCGTGGCGAGCGACGTGCGGCTGCGCGACGTCGCCTTCATCACCGAGCACTCCGACGCGTTCCCCGGCATCAAGACCGAGGAGCGTTACGTGCGCGATTATCCCTACGGCGCGCTCGCGGCGCACGTGGTGGGGTATACGGGTTCGGTTACCGAAGACGGTCTGAAGACCGTCGGCGAAGGCCGCGACGTGGAATTGGGCGACGACATGGGAACGTCGGGCATCGAGCTGCAGTACGATCGTCTGCTGGCGGGCGAGCATGGCAAGCGCAAGGTGGTGGCCAACGCCGATGGCGAGGTGGTGCGCGTGGTGAGCGAGACCCAGCCCACGAAGGGATCCGACGTGTACCTCGCCCTCAAGGGGCCGGTGCAGTACGTGGCCGATCGCGAGCTGGCCGCGCTCATCGCGCCCGAGAACGGGACGATCGGCACGGGCAGTGGCGTGGCTGGCTCGGTGGTGGTCATGGACCTGCGCGACGGCGGCATCGTCGCCATGGCGAACTACCCCACCTTTTCGCCCGATGAGTTCACGGGCGGCGTTTCAGAGGACGTGTACGCTGTGTACAATTCCGTAGAAGCGCAGAAGCCGCTGCTCAACCGTGCCATCGCGGGTACATACCCCGCGGCATCGACGTACAAGACGTTCACGGGCCTCGCGGCGCTGGCGAACGGCTTCGCCGACATGAAGCGCACGTGGACGTGCGGCGGTTCGTGGGACGGCTGGGGCACGGGCCAGGAGCAGATGTGCTGGAACCACTCGGGCCATGGCACGCTCGACCTGCGCGGCGGCATCGTACAGTCGTGCGACGTCGTGTTCTACCAGATCGCGCACGATTTTTTTGAGGCAAGCTCCCTTTCCAACAATCCGTCGCCGACGGCGAGCAATACCGCTCTGCAGGACTATCTCGCGAAGTTCCACTTCGACCAGTACACCGGCATCGATCTGGGCGGCGAATCCGTGGGCGTCATCCCCACGCCCGAGTGGAAGGCGGAGCATTTCCGCAACACGCCTGAGGAGGCGGTGTGGAAGGGCGGCGATATGACGAACATGATCATCGGCCAAGGCTACGTCCTCGTCACGCCCCTGCAGGTGGCCGTGGCCTACGGCGCCGTCGCCACCGGCAAGCTGCTGAAGCCGCACCTGCTCAAAGAGGTGCGCAACGCGAGCGGCGACGTGGCCGCCACCCGCAAGGTGGAGACGGCGGGAGAGCTCGACGTCCCCGAGGAGAACCTGGCCTTCATGCGCGATGCCCTCAACGGCGTGGCCACCGACAACGCCGACGTGTCGAAGCTGCTGGGCGAGCAGGGCATCGATCCGGCCACCGTGGCGTGCAAGACGGGTACCGCCGAGTACACCGACATGGCCGACACCGCCTGGTTCGCCTGCTACGCGCCGGTGGACGACCCCCGGTACGTGGTGACCTGCGTGGTCGAGCACGGCGGCGGCGGTTCGGCCGTGGCCGCCCCGCTCGGTGCGAAGGTGCTGGCGGCGGCGCTTGCGAGCGATGCCGCTGCCGAGGAGGATCCGGGCGCCGGCATGGGCGTGGTCGCCGGATCTACGGGAAAATCGCTCGAGGGCGCGGGCGCCGCGACGTCCGGCGGACGTACCGACTAA
- the rodA gene encoding rod shape-determining protein RodA has product MPQLPQIDSVKAPDKIVAQATRTRRFPWLNLPFILVIALLVSYGLVILMSAIANDPDYSFTNQLTGVALGVVFMVLVWRFDYRRLSDFTTIFLVVSIVLILSPHVPGLGTDAGMGAKNWIKLGIQVQPGEFAKITVILLDASIMARYGGRLDDPREYAKALGLMLIPFACIMTQPDLGTGLVYLFIGAVALVVGGARPKYLLITLGLFIAAIVAVFVVDQVIHDATGEYKLLKQYQRNRLLVFLDPDIDPTGESYNLKQAQIAIGSGGLFGKGLFQGTQHALGILPEPATDFIFCVLAEELGFFGVMVLLALYTALVLICFRIAGASSDLFGMLIVMGVVGMWLFQILENIGMDCGLMPITGIPLPFVSYGATGMVMNFIMLGMIGSVWTHNIQKQH; this is encoded by the coding sequence ATGCCGCAGCTGCCGCAGATCGATTCCGTGAAGGCGCCCGACAAGATCGTGGCGCAGGCCACGCGCACGCGCCGGTTCCCCTGGCTCAACCTCCCGTTCATCCTCGTGATCGCGTTGCTGGTGTCGTACGGGCTCGTCATCCTGATGTCGGCGATAGCCAACGATCCCGACTACTCGTTCACGAACCAGCTGACAGGCGTCGCCCTGGGCGTCGTGTTCATGGTGCTGGTCTGGCGCTTCGACTACCGACGGCTCTCGGACTTCACCACGATCTTCCTCGTCGTCAGCATCGTGCTCATCCTCTCGCCGCATGTTCCGGGCTTGGGAACCGACGCGGGCATGGGCGCGAAGAACTGGATCAAGCTGGGCATACAGGTGCAGCCCGGCGAGTTCGCCAAGATCACCGTCATCCTGCTGGACGCCAGCATCATGGCGCGTTACGGCGGCAGGCTCGACGACCCGCGCGAGTACGCCAAGGCGCTCGGCCTCATGCTCATCCCGTTCGCCTGCATCATGACGCAGCCCGACCTGGGCACGGGTCTCGTGTACCTGTTCATCGGGGCGGTCGCCTTGGTGGTGGGCGGCGCGCGTCCGAAGTACCTGCTGATCACGCTCGGGCTGTTCATCGCTGCCATCGTCGCCGTGTTTGTCGTGGACCAGGTGATCCACGATGCCACCGGCGAATACAAGCTGCTCAAGCAGTACCAGCGCAACCGTCTGCTCGTGTTCCTCGATCCCGACATCGACCCCACGGGAGAGAGCTACAACCTCAAGCAAGCCCAGATCGCCATCGGCTCGGGCGGCCTGTTCGGCAAGGGCCTGTTCCAGGGAACGCAGCACGCCCTGGGCATCCTGCCCGAGCCGGCCACCGACTTCATCTTCTGCGTGCTGGCCGAGGAACTGGGGTTTTTCGGTGTAATGGTGCTGCTGGCGCTGTACACGGCCCTCGTTTTGATATGCTTCCGTATTGCCGGCGCCTCGAGCGACCTGTTCGGCATGCTCATCGTCATGGGCGTCGTCGGCATGTGGTTGTTCCAGATTCTTGAAAACATCGGCATGGATTGCGGGCTCATGCCCATCACGGGCATCCCGCTGCCGTTCGTGAGCTACGGAGCGACGGGCATGGTGATGAACTTCATCATGCTCGGCATGATCGGCTCGGTTTGGACTCACAACATTCAGAAACAGCACTAG